A window of Alphaproteobacteria bacterium contains these coding sequences:
- the flgF gene encoding flagellar basal-body rod protein FlgF, which translates to METTSYVALSRQAALWRQMDMVANNLANMNTPAFKAENMMFRDYVLQSRTADRPFGDKTAYVQDVSIYRNMSEGAISETGNPLDVAIKGEGFMVVDTPQGQRYSRTGHFRLDEAGQLVTADGHPVLSTTDQPFFFAPNEQSVSIASDGTVSTENGQVGKLRVVKFENDQELRKVSGGLYQTEAQPQDVDKPHVVQGMIEGSNVLPVVEVGKMIQVQRSYEAVQRMIENEHERVRKAIDVLGRTSR; encoded by the coding sequence ATGGAAACCACCTCCTACGTTGCCCTTTCTCGCCAGGCGGCTCTTTGGCGGCAAATGGACATGGTGGCCAACAATCTGGCCAATATGAACACCCCGGCCTTCAAGGCCGAGAACATGATGTTCCGCGACTATGTGCTGCAATCGCGCACGGCGGATCGCCCGTTCGGCGACAAGACGGCCTATGTCCAGGACGTCTCGATCTATCGCAACATGAGCGAAGGCGCCATTTCCGAGACCGGCAATCCCTTGGATGTCGCAATCAAGGGCGAGGGCTTCATGGTCGTCGATACGCCGCAGGGCCAGCGCTACAGCCGCACCGGCCATTTCCGCCTGGACGAGGCCGGTCAGTTGGTGACGGCCGACGGCCATCCGGTTCTGTCGACCACCGACCAGCCCTTCTTCTTCGCACCCAATGAGCAGTCGGTTTCGATCGCCTCCGACGGCACGGTTTCCACGGAAAACGGCCAGGTCGGCAAGTTGCGCGTCGTGAAATTCGAAAACGACCAGGAATTGCGCAAGGTCTCGGGCGGTCTTTATCAGACCGAGGCCCAGCCGCAGGATGTCGACAAGCCGCATGTCGTGCAGGGAATGATCGAGGGATCGAACGTCCTGCCCGTGGTCGAGGTCGGCAAGATGATTCAAGTTCAACGCAGCTACGAGGCCGTGCAGCGCATGATCGAAAACGAGCATGAGCGCGTGCGCAAGGCCATCGACGTGCTGGGACGCACGTCGAGATAA
- the flgG gene encoding flagellar basal-body rod protein FlgG — MRSLNIAATGMLAQQTNVEVISNNIANMNTTAYSRRRPEFNDLLYQNLRRVGANSSDSGTIVPSGVQLGLGVRTAAVYRITEQGSLLNTDNTLDLAVQGKGYFRVTLPNGDTGYSRDGSFQLSADRAIVTHNGYTVQPGLTIPANAVSVSINASGQVSAKIDGQVAPQVIGQFDLATFANEAGLEAIGDNMFLETPASGQAAVSTPGQLGYGTLLQGFLETSNVNVVAEVTNLISAQRAYEMNSKVIKTSDEMMGSVTQLK; from the coding sequence ATGAGGTCGCTCAATATCGCCGCCACGGGAATGTTGGCCCAACAGACCAACGTCGAGGTGATCTCGAACAACATCGCCAACATGAACACCACGGCCTATTCGCGCAGAAGGCCCGAGTTCAACGACCTTCTGTACCAGAATTTGCGGCGCGTCGGCGCCAACTCGTCGGACTCGGGCACCATCGTGCCGTCGGGCGTTCAGTTGGGCCTGGGCGTGCGCACTGCCGCCGTCTACCGCATCACCGAGCAGGGCAGTCTGCTCAACACCGACAACACGCTTGACCTTGCCGTGCAGGGGAAAGGCTATTTCCGGGTGACGCTGCCCAATGGCGATACCGGATATTCGCGCGACGGCTCGTTCCAGCTTTCGGCTGACCGGGCGATCGTTACCCACAACGGCTATACCGTGCAGCCTGGCCTGACCATTCCGGCCAATGCGGTCAGCGTTTCGATCAACGCTTCGGGCCAGGTGTCGGCCAAGATCGACGGCCAGGTGGCGCCGCAGGTGATCGGCCAGTTCGATCTGGCCACCTTCGCCAACGAGGCGGGCCTGGAAGCCATCGGCGACAACATGTTCTTGGAAACCCCGGCCTCGGGCCAGGCGGCGGTCTCGACGCCGGGTCAGCTGGGATATGGAACCTTGTTGCAGGGCTTCCTTGAGACCTCGAACGTCAATGTGGTGGCCGAAGTGACCAATCTGATCAGCGCGCAGCGAGCCTATGAAATGAACTCCAAGGTCATCAAGACCTCGGATGAGATGATGGGTTCAGTGACGCAGCTGAAATAG
- the flgA gene encoding flagellar basal body P-ring formation protein FlgA: protein MNVFRIAFLVLAFLTSAAPAFADEPKLALLAAPPVLKGQALVEGDILVLGDIFDNLDAVKAKKPVAYAPKPGSRTTLEANWLYALAQQQGVAWRPASLYDRIVVERAGQTVAREAIENALLSALAPYGVASDSAVELANRSISLNIPVDAKPVVAVRALTYDERSRRFSATLEVPAGTPNALQAKVSGRVVSQLEIPVLARSIQKNEPIAIDDLKMVPVSADMVRADTITDPGQIAGKAPRRFMKAGQTVSLQDIQRPVMVPKNSTVTMVLRSAGMTLTAMGQANEDGGQGDIIHVTNSKSRSVVEATVIGQGLVTVRPQSARAIN from the coding sequence ATGAACGTCTTTCGCATCGCTTTTCTGGTTCTAGCCTTTCTGACGTCGGCGGCTCCCGCCTTCGCAGACGAGCCGAAACTTGCCTTGCTTGCAGCCCCCCCGGTCCTCAAAGGCCAGGCCCTGGTGGAGGGCGATATCCTCGTGCTTGGCGATATTTTCGACAATCTGGATGCCGTCAAGGCCAAGAAACCTGTCGCCTATGCCCCCAAGCCGGGAAGCCGCACCACGCTGGAAGCCAACTGGCTCTACGCCCTGGCGCAACAGCAAGGCGTCGCTTGGCGCCCGGCAAGCCTTTACGACCGCATCGTGGTCGAGCGGGCGGGGCAGACGGTCGCTCGCGAAGCCATCGAAAATGCGCTGCTGTCGGCGCTGGCTCCTTATGGCGTTGCCTCGGATTCGGCTGTTGAACTGGCGAACCGCTCCATTTCCCTCAACATCCCGGTCGACGCCAAGCCGGTGGTGGCCGTGCGCGCCCTTACCTACGACGAACGTTCACGCCGTTTCTCGGCCACGTTGGAAGTGCCGGCCGGCACGCCGAACGCCCTGCAGGCCAAGGTCAGCGGGCGCGTCGTCAGCCAGTTGGAAATTCCCGTGCTGGCCCGCTCGATCCAGAAGAACGAGCCGATCGCCATCGACGATCTTAAGATGGTTCCGGTCAGCGCCGACATGGTGCGCGCCGACACCATCACCGACCCCGGCCAGATTGCGGGCAAGGCGCCGCGCCGCTTCATGAAGGCGGGCCAAACGGTCAGCCTGCAGGATATCCAGCGCCCTGTCATGGTGCCCAAGAACAGTACGGTGACCATGGTTCTGAGGTCGGCGGGCATGACGCTGACCGCCATGGGACAGGCCAACGAGGATGGCGGCCAAGGCGACATCATCCATGTGACCAATTCGAAGAGCCGCAGCGTTGTGGAAGCCACCGTGATCGGGCAGGGACTGGTGACCGTCCGCCCGCAATCGGCCCGCGCCATCAATTGA
- a CDS encoding flagellar basal body L-ring protein FlgH, whose protein sequence is MKTTFRTSLLLAAASLTLAGCNTINRLSEVGEAPKTSKVSDPTQNPSYRPVSMPMPAPKTAAANPNSLWRPGARAFFKDNRAGEVGDILTIQVSISDNSTLSNKTTESRDNSEGTDALSLLGYEKQLFKLFPGADASSLASMGSTHDVTGDGKITRSEAINVTLAAVIIQVLPNGNLVLAGKQEVRVNNELRELTVSGIVRPSDIDSTNTISSEKIAEARITYGGRGTLSDLQQPRYGQQLFDILFPF, encoded by the coding sequence ATGAAGACCACGTTCCGTACGTCGCTTCTGCTTGCCGCGGCCAGCCTGACGCTGGCGGGTTGCAACACCATCAACCGCCTAAGCGAAGTTGGCGAAGCGCCGAAGACCTCGAAGGTTAGCGATCCGACGCAAAACCCCAGTTATCGCCCGGTCAGCATGCCGATGCCCGCCCCCAAAACGGCGGCGGCCAATCCCAACTCGCTGTGGCGTCCGGGTGCTAGGGCCTTCTTCAAGGACAACCGGGCGGGCGAGGTGGGCGACATCCTGACCATTCAGGTCAGCATCAGCGACAACAGCACGCTGAGCAACAAGACCACGGAAAGCCGCGACAACAGCGAGGGAACCGACGCCCTTTCGCTGCTGGGCTACGAAAAGCAGCTCTTCAAGCTGTTCCCCGGCGCCGACGCCTCGAGTCTGGCCAGCATGGGCAGCACGCATGACGTTACCGGCGACGGCAAGATAACCCGTTCGGAAGCCATCAACGTCACCCTGGCCGCCGTCATCATCCAGGTGCTGCCGAACGGCAATCTGGTGTTGGCGGGCAAGCAGGAGGTTCGGGTGAACAATGAACTGCGCGAACTGACGGTTTCGGGCATCGTCAGGCCATCGGACATCGATTCGACCAACACGATCAGTTCGGAGAAGATCGCCGAGGCCAGGATCACCTATGGCGGTCGAGGCACCCTGTCGGATCTGCAGCAGCCTCGTTACGGCCAGCAGCTGTTTGACATCCTGTTCCCCTTCTGA
- a CDS encoding DUF2934 domain-containing protein translates to MEGATGTRIRERAYKLWEKDGRKPNRDLDHWLTAEYEITQAADYAKALKEFARIMGSKPITEHKKVQATKAPAKKAAAPAKKAAAPAKKAAPAKAPAKKAAPAKKAAPAKKAPAKKKK, encoded by the coding sequence CTGGAAGGCGCTACCGGAACCCGCATTCGCGAGCGGGCCTATAAATTGTGGGAAAAGGATGGCCGCAAGCCGAACCGCGATCTCGATCATTGGCTGACCGCCGAGTACGAGATCACCCAGGCCGCCGACTATGCCAAGGCGCTCAAGGAATTCGCCCGCATCATGGGATCGAAGCCGATTACCGAGCATAAGAAGGTCCAGGCCACCAAGGCTCCGGCCAAAAAGGCCGCCGCTCCGGCTAAGAAGGCCGCCGCCCCGGCCAAGAAGGCTGCTCCCGCCAAGGCTCCGGCCAAGAAAGCGGCGCCTGCCAAGAAGGCGGCACCCGCCAAGAAGGCTCCTGCGAAGAAAAAGAAGTAA
- the dksA gene encoding RNA polymerase-binding protein DksA, with translation MNVTLSPDYRPSEKEPFMNERMREYFRQKLLRWRHELLEESNETLMHLQEGGMQEPDIADRASAETDRALELRTRDRARKLISKIDAAMKRIDDGTYGYCEESGEPIGIRRLEARPIATLTIEAQERHERMERTHRED, from the coding sequence ATGAACGTCACGTTGTCGCCCGATTATCGCCCATCAGAAAAAGAACCGTTCATGAATGAGCGGATGCGCGAATACTTCCGCCAGAAACTTTTGCGTTGGCGCCATGAGCTGTTGGAAGAATCCAACGAAACCCTGATGCACCTTCAAGAAGGCGGCATGCAGGAACCCGACATCGCCGATCGCGCCTCGGCCGAGACTGATCGGGCGCTGGAGTTGCGCACCCGCGACCGCGCCCGCAAACTAATCTCGAAGATCGACGCCGCCATGAAGCGCATCGATGATGGCACTTATGGCTATTGCGAGGAAAGCGGCGAGCCGATCGGCATCCGCCGCCTGGAAGCCCGCCCGATCGCCACGTTGACGATCGAAGCCCAGGAGCGCCATGAGCGCATGGAACGCACCCACCGAGAAGATTGA
- a CDS encoding flagellar assembly protein FliX: MKVSGVGAASPASRTSKASKASAKGGTEFAQHLSDAIGGVGEAGVFESPAPVSGVDALLVVQAATDTGDEDARRKARKRLYERGESILNHLDELRHGLLTGQLPKDRLIELAQLVRGKRDQVDDPLLAQLLDEIELRAEVELAKLSLRA, encoded by the coding sequence ATGAAGGTTTCCGGCGTCGGAGCGGCCAGTCCTGCCAGCAGGACCAGCAAAGCCAGCAAGGCTAGCGCCAAAGGTGGGACTGAATTCGCCCAGCATCTTAGCGACGCCATTGGCGGCGTTGGGGAAGCTGGAGTCTTCGAGTCGCCCGCTCCCGTCAGCGGCGTCGATGCCCTGCTGGTCGTTCAGGCCGCAACGGATACCGGCGACGAAGACGCAAGGCGCAAGGCCAGGAAACGGCTGTACGAGCGCGGCGAAAGCATCCTCAACCACCTGGACGAACTTCGCCACGGGCTGTTGACGGGGCAGTTGCCCAAGGACCGGCTGATCGAGCTGGCGCAGCTGGTGCGCGGCAAGCGCGACCAAGTCGATGACCCGCTTTTAGCCCAGCTTTTGGACGAAATCGAACTCAGGGCCGAGGTCGAATTGGCGAAGCTGTCCCTTCGCGCCTGA